A region of Massilia sp. KIM DNA encodes the following proteins:
- a CDS encoding PilZ domain-containing protein encodes MSANSIDPNAPQAPRPSVLSLAIKEKAALYAAYMPFLKNGGMFVPTNKPYKIGDEIYLILSLMDDPNKYPIAGKVAWITPAGANNNKAQGIGVHFPADEAGQRAKLRIEEILGAALRSSRATHTL; translated from the coding sequence ATGAGCGCCAACTCGATTGACCCGAACGCACCGCAAGCACCGCGGCCGTCCGTGCTGTCGCTGGCCATCAAGGAGAAGGCGGCCCTGTACGCCGCCTACATGCCTTTCCTGAAGAATGGCGGCATGTTCGTGCCGACCAACAAGCCCTACAAGATCGGCGACGAGATCTACCTGATCCTGTCGCTGATGGACGACCCGAACAAATACCCGATCGCCGGCAAAGTGGCCTGGATCACCCCGGCGGGCGCGAACAACAACAAGGCGCAGGGCATCGGCGTGCACTTCCCGGCCGACGAGGCCGGGCAGCGCGCCAAGCTGCGCATCGAAGAGATCCTCGGCGCGGCGCTGCGTTCCTCGCGCGCGACCCATACCCTGTAA
- a CDS encoding DNA polymerase III subunit delta' has translation MYPWQKAAWAQLQQMRERLPHAILFHGPAGTGKADFLETFAQALLCENAKPDGQACGECASCGWFVQHNHPDYRRVRPESMEDEPPAEGEEGEGEKKKASKAPSREIKIEQIRSLADFMNISTHRQGLRVVVLYPAETLNMPASNALLKTLEEPPPGTVFLLASNSLDRMLPTILSRCRKFALPLPSHEEALAWLKEQGVQDADSWLREQGGAPLAALAEAEGGSREELEVLLHFLAQPSVEGALRTAERLSKSELPALVAWLQRWLYDAFSLKLSGKIRYYPRYQRELAALAGKVHTASLMRAIKATGERRAVAEHPLSAKLFVEDMLLEYTSCCT, from the coding sequence ATGTATCCGTGGCAGAAAGCCGCGTGGGCCCAGTTGCAGCAGATGCGCGAGCGTCTGCCGCACGCCATCCTGTTCCACGGCCCGGCCGGCACCGGCAAGGCCGACTTCCTGGAAACCTTCGCCCAGGCCCTCCTGTGCGAGAACGCGAAGCCGGATGGCCAGGCCTGCGGCGAGTGCGCCTCCTGCGGCTGGTTCGTGCAGCACAACCATCCCGACTACCGCCGGGTGCGTCCGGAATCCATGGAGGACGAGCCGCCCGCCGAGGGCGAGGAAGGCGAGGGCGAGAAGAAGAAGGCGAGCAAGGCGCCGTCCAGGGAGATCAAGATCGAGCAGATCCGTTCCCTGGCCGACTTCATGAACATTTCCACCCATCGCCAGGGGCTGCGGGTGGTGGTGCTCTATCCGGCCGAGACGCTCAACATGCCGGCGTCCAACGCCCTGCTCAAGACTTTGGAAGAGCCGCCGCCGGGCACCGTCTTCCTGCTGGCGTCGAACAGCCTGGACCGCATGCTGCCGACGATCCTGTCGCGCTGCCGCAAGTTCGCGCTGCCCCTGCCGTCCCACGAGGAGGCCCTGGCCTGGCTCAAGGAACAGGGCGTGCAGGACGCCGACAGCTGGCTGCGCGAGCAGGGCGGGGCGCCGCTGGCCGCCCTGGCCGAGGCCGAGGGCGGCAGCCGCGAGGAGCTCGAAGTCCTGCTGCATTTCCTGGCCCAGCCCTCGGTCGAGGGCGCGCTGCGCACGGCCGAGCGCCTGTCCAAGAGCGAGCTGCCGGCCCTGGTGGCCTGGCTGCAGCGCTGGCTGTACGACGCCTTCTCGCTCAAACTGTCCGGCAAGATCCGTTATTACCCGCGCTACCAGCGCGAACTTGCGGCCCTGGCCGGCAAGGTGCACACTGCCAGCCTGATGCGGGCGATCAAGGCCACGGGCGAGCGCCGCGCGGTGGCCGAGCACCCGCTCTCGGCAAAATTGTTTGTCGAAGACATGTTGCTTGAGTACACTTCGTGCTGCACCTGA
- the tmk gene encoding dTMP kinase, translating to MTDSSRPRGKFITFEGIDGAGKSTHIGFVEDFLSRRGKLVTASREPGGTPLGEKLRDLVLHEKMHLETEALLMFASRREHIAQLIEPNLAAGRWVLSDRFTDASFAYQSGGRGLAREKLETLERWVHPALQPDLTLLFDVPLAVARERLDATRTLDKFEREQADFFEKCRSEYLRRAAQFPQRIVVIDSTRSIEAIRAELTEVLEKLL from the coding sequence ATGACCGACAGCAGTCGCCCCCGCGGTAAGTTCATCACCTTCGAGGGCATCGACGGGGCGGGCAAATCGACCCACATCGGCTTCGTCGAGGACTTCCTGAGCCGGCGCGGCAAGCTGGTGACCGCCTCGCGCGAGCCGGGCGGCACGCCGCTCGGCGAGAAGCTGCGCGACCTGGTGCTGCACGAGAAGATGCACCTGGAGACCGAGGCCTTGCTGATGTTCGCCAGCCGACGCGAACACATCGCCCAGCTCATCGAACCGAACCTGGCAGCGGGCCGCTGGGTGCTGTCGGACCGCTTCACCGACGCCAGCTTCGCCTACCAGAGCGGCGGACGCGGCCTGGCGCGCGAGAAGCTGGAAACGCTGGAACGCTGGGTGCACCCGGCGCTGCAACCCGACCTGACCCTGCTGTTCGACGTGCCGCTGGCGGTTGCGCGCGAGCGCCTGGACGCCACCCGCACCCTCGACAAGTTCGAGCGCGAGCAGGCCGACTTCTTCGAGAAATGCCGCAGCGAATACCTGCGCCGCGCCGCCCAGTTCCCGCAGCGCATCGTGGTGATCGATTCGACCCGCAGCATCGAAGCGATCCGCGCCGAGCTCACCGAAGTTTTGGAGAAATTGTTGTGA
- the mltG gene encoding endolytic transglycosylase MltG → MALIKKLVVAGVVVSIVAVGSFSWWAKQPLTTAAQPIEFTVNPGSGAGAAAQQIASAGIPLNRYLFALLARVTGQAAKIKAGSYELKPNTSPRQLLTQLVRGEFAQESITIIEGWTFRQMRQALAAHQRLKHDTVKLSDQELMAKISSDYKDPEGLFFPDTYLFAKGSSELDIYRKAHQAMLSHLESAWEKRDPSLPYKNPYEALIMASIVEKETGQKSERGMIAGVFVNRLRTGMLLQTDPTVIYGMGERFDGQIRKKDLETDTPYNTYTRGGLPPTPIALPGIQSLKAAMAPEKTPALYFVSRGDGTSQFSDNLNDHNRAVNLYQRKIKQ, encoded by the coding sequence ATGGCACTGATAAAAAAACTCGTCGTCGCCGGCGTCGTCGTTTCCATCGTCGCGGTGGGCAGCTTCTCGTGGTGGGCCAAGCAGCCCCTGACCACGGCCGCGCAGCCGATCGAATTCACCGTCAACCCGGGCAGCGGCGCCGGTGCCGCCGCGCAGCAGATCGCCAGCGCGGGCATTCCGCTCAACCGCTACCTGTTCGCGCTGCTGGCGCGCGTGACCGGCCAGGCCGCGAAGATCAAGGCCGGCAGCTACGAGCTCAAGCCGAACACCTCGCCGCGCCAGCTGCTCACCCAGCTGGTGCGCGGAGAATTCGCCCAGGAATCGATCACCATCATCGAGGGCTGGACCTTCCGCCAGATGCGCCAGGCCCTGGCCGCCCACCAGCGCCTCAAGCACGATACCGTCAAGCTCTCCGACCAGGAGCTGATGGCCAAGATCTCAAGCGACTATAAAGATCCGGAAGGGCTGTTCTTCCCGGATACCTATCTGTTCGCCAAGGGCTCCTCGGAACTCGATATCTACAGGAAGGCCCACCAGGCCATGCTCAGCCATCTCGAGAGCGCCTGGGAAAAGCGCGACCCCAGCCTGCCGTACAAGAACCCCTACGAGGCCTTGATCATGGCCTCGATCGTGGAAAAGGAGACCGGCCAGAAGAGCGAACGCGGGATGATCGCCGGCGTGTTCGTCAACCGCCTGCGCACCGGCATGCTGCTGCAGACCGACCCGACCGTCATCTACGGCATGGGCGAGCGCTTCGACGGCCAGATCCGCAAGAAGGACCTGGAAACCGACACCCCCTACAATACCTACACCCGCGGCGGCCTGCCGCCGACCCCGATCGCCTTGCCGGGCATCCAGTCGCTCAAGGCCGCGATGGCGCCGGAAAAGACGCCGGCCCTGTATTTCGTCTCGCGCGGCGACGGCACCAGCCAGTTCTCGGACAACCTGAACGACCACAACCGCGCCGTGAACCTGTACCAGCGAAAGATCAAGCAATGA
- a CDS encoding folate-binding protein YgfZ codes for MSNWTDQLNALGARFPADQPHEVEDFGHPLTAADLAGGFVAPVTDLGLIAVSGEDAASFLHNQLTNDVEHLGQDEARLAGYCTPKGRLQASFLIWRDPDAIYLQLPRAIQPPLQKRLSMFVLRSKAKLRDASAESPFEAVIGIGGARGEAALRRHVDTLPGAPMGKTSGDFGTVIRLHDGFEAPRYLWFTTAQAGAAALDTLKTDLALGGNQAWRLAAIHAGEPQVTAATQEQFVPQMVNLELLGGINFKKGCYPGQEIVARTKYLGKIKRRTALASIQDGAARAGDEVFSALDPDQPCGMVVNAAPDGQGGTDVLVEIKLAALDGEVRLGSAGGPPLRFQPLPYSLDAVDD; via the coding sequence ATGAGTAACTGGACTGATCAATTAAACGCCCTCGGCGCCCGCTTCCCTGCCGACCAGCCGCACGAGGTCGAGGACTTCGGGCATCCGCTCACCGCCGCCGACCTGGCCGGCGGTTTCGTGGCCCCCGTCACCGACCTGGGCCTGATCGCCGTCAGCGGCGAGGACGCGGCCAGTTTCCTGCACAACCAGCTCACCAACGACGTCGAACACCTGGGCCAGGACGAAGCCCGCCTGGCCGGCTACTGCACGCCCAAGGGGCGCCTGCAGGCCAGCTTCCTGATCTGGCGCGATCCGGACGCCATCTACCTGCAACTCCCGCGCGCCATCCAGCCTCCGCTGCAAAAACGCCTGAGCATGTTCGTGCTGCGCTCCAAGGCCAAGCTGCGCGACGCCAGCGCCGAATCGCCCTTCGAGGCGGTGATCGGCATCGGCGGCGCCAGGGGCGAAGCCGCGCTGCGCCGCCACGTCGACACGCTGCCGGGCGCGCCCATGGGCAAGACCAGTGGCGACTTCGGCACCGTGATCCGCCTGCACGACGGGTTCGAGGCGCCGCGCTACCTGTGGTTCACCACTGCGCAAGCCGGCGCCGCCGCCCTCGACACGCTCAAGACCGATCTCGCCCTGGGCGGCAACCAGGCCTGGCGCCTGGCCGCGATCCATGCGGGCGAGCCCCAGGTCACGGCGGCCACCCAGGAGCAGTTCGTGCCCCAGATGGTCAACCTCGAACTCCTGGGCGGCATCAATTTCAAGAAGGGCTGCTACCCCGGCCAGGAGATCGTCGCACGCACGAAGTATCTTGGCAAGATCAAGCGCCGCACCGCCTTGGCCAGCATCCAGGACGGCGCCGCTCGGGCCGGCGACGAGGTGTTCTCCGCCCTCGATCCCGACCAGCCTTGCGGCATGGTGGTCAACGCCGCGCCGGATGGCCAGGGCGGGACCGACGTCCTGGTCGAGATCAAGCTGGCCGCGCTGGACGGAGAGGTCCGCCTGGGCTCGGCCGGCGGTCCCCCGCTGCGCTTCCAGCCCCTGCCCTACAGCCTAGATGCGGTCGACGACTAG
- a CDS encoding DUF4936 family protein, giving the protein MIDLYVYYKVRDEDAARLAPLVRSMQQGLAADGGATFQLKRRPEAKDGLQTWMEVYPGVDAPFAAALERACEAAGLHGLIAGPRRAEVFTELAPCA; this is encoded by the coding sequence ATGATCGACCTGTACGTCTACTACAAGGTGCGTGACGAAGACGCGGCGCGGCTCGCGCCGCTGGTGCGAAGCATGCAGCAAGGCCTGGCCGCCGATGGCGGCGCCACCTTTCAGCTCAAGCGCCGGCCCGAGGCCAAGGACGGCCTGCAGACCTGGATGGAAGTCTATCCCGGCGTGGACGCGCCGTTCGCCGCCGCCCTCGAGCGCGCCTGCGAGGCGGCCGGCCTGCACGGCCTGATCGCCGGCCCGCGCCGCGCCGAAGTATTTACGGAACTCGCCCCATGTGCCTGA
- a CDS encoding NRDE family protein produces the protein MCLIVFAWQVVPGVPVIAAANRDEFYDRPASPAAPWPEHPHVIAGRDLQGGGSWMGVSLQGAKGPRFAAITNIRAPGERRPDAPSRGALVAGFLKQDISAADYVARLASAEDLYNGYNLVLGDADALYWYSNRGHDDPRNGQPLEPGRIYGLANGLLDAPWPKVLRTKAQFASLLCQGAPEDAYFEMLADTTRAPDVRLPETGVPIEVERMLSPVCIESPGYGTRTSTVVKLYRDGAPELRERIVQPGAPVAA, from the coding sequence ATGTGCCTGATCGTCTTCGCATGGCAGGTCGTGCCCGGCGTGCCCGTCATCGCCGCCGCCAACCGCGACGAATTCTACGACCGCCCGGCCTCGCCGGCCGCCCCCTGGCCCGAGCACCCGCACGTCATCGCCGGCCGCGATCTGCAGGGCGGCGGCAGCTGGATGGGGGTGTCGCTCCAGGGCGCCAAGGGGCCGCGCTTCGCGGCCATCACCAACATCCGCGCGCCGGGCGAACGCCGTCCGGACGCGCCCTCGCGCGGCGCCCTCGTGGCGGGCTTCCTCAAGCAGGACATCAGCGCCGCCGACTACGTGGCGCGGCTGGCGTCGGCCGAGGACCTCTACAACGGCTACAACCTGGTGCTGGGCGACGCCGACGCCCTCTACTGGTACTCGAACCGGGGCCACGACGACCCGCGCAACGGCCAGCCCCTGGAGCCGGGCCGCATCTACGGGCTGGCCAACGGCCTGCTCGACGCGCCCTGGCCCAAGGTGCTGCGCACCAAGGCCCAGTTCGCGAGCCTGCTGTGCCAGGGAGCGCCGGAGGATGCCTATTTCGAGATGCTGGCCGACACCACGCGCGCGCCCGATGTGCGCCTGCCCGAGACCGGGGTCCCGATCGAGGTGGAGCGGATGCTGTCGCCGGTGTGCATCGAGTCGCCGGGCTACGGCACCCGCACCTCCACCGTGGTCAAGCTCTACCGCGACGGCGCGCCCGAACTGCGCGAACGGATCGTGCAGCCCGGGGCCCCGGTCGCCGCCTGA
- a CDS encoding alpha/beta hydrolase, whose amino-acid sequence MLKTLGILAGGALLLYALACLALFLLQRSLIYFPPRAAALDAPASTILHVPGAALKVSERPAPGRPALIYLGGNAEDVSTSLPELDAAFPGHALYLLHYRGFPGSTGEPSEAALVADALALFDRVAAGHPEVLVLGRSLGSGVAVQVAARRPVARLILVTPFDSLAALAAKQFPWVPTGWLLRDRYDSGAHAARVKAPTLIIAAAEDEIVPLASSRLLLSRFPAGVASMEIVADAGHNTISGSPRYQRLLSAAPSPRP is encoded by the coding sequence ATGCTCAAGACACTCGGCATCCTGGCCGGCGGCGCGCTGCTGCTCTACGCGCTGGCCTGCCTCGCGCTCTTCCTGCTCCAGCGTTCGCTGATCTATTTCCCGCCCCGGGCCGCGGCACTCGATGCGCCCGCGAGCACCATCCTCCATGTGCCGGGCGCCGCGCTGAAGGTGTCGGAGCGTCCCGCCCCCGGCCGCCCGGCCCTGATCTACCTGGGCGGCAATGCCGAAGACGTCAGCACCAGCCTGCCCGAGCTGGACGCCGCCTTCCCCGGCCATGCCCTCTACCTGCTGCATTACCGTGGTTTTCCCGGCAGCACGGGCGAGCCGAGCGAAGCGGCGCTGGTGGCGGACGCGCTCGCCCTGTTCGACCGCGTCGCCGCCGGCCATCCGGAAGTCCTGGTGCTCGGCCGCAGCCTCGGCAGCGGCGTGGCGGTGCAGGTGGCCGCGCGGCGCCCGGTCGCCCGGCTGATCCTGGTCACGCCTTTCGACAGCCTGGCCGCGCTGGCCGCCAAGCAATTCCCCTGGGTGCCGACCGGCTGGCTGCTGCGCGACCGCTACGATTCCGGCGCCCATGCTGCGCGCGTGAAGGCCCCGACCCTGATCATCGCCGCCGCCGAGGACGAGATCGTTCCCCTCGCCAGCAGCAGGCTACTGCTGTCGCGCTTCCCGGCGGGCGTCGCCAGCATGGAGATCGTGGCGGACGCCGGGCACAACACGATTTCCGGCAGCCCGCGCTACCAGCGACTGCTCAGCGCCGCCCCTTCACCCCGGCCTTGA
- a CDS encoding SDR family oxidoreductase, producing the protein MKEFRGRVAVITGAASGLGREFANVAAGLGMRLVLADVQAKALERASEELQHQGAEVLAMVVDVSKGAHVQELADSAVARFGAVHLVFNNAGVGSGGLIWENSEQDWEWVLGVNLWGVIHGVRVFTRVMLECAAADPAYEGHIVNTASMAGLLTAPAMGVYNVSKHAVVALSETLYHDLQLVEAPIGASVLCPYFVPTGIAHSHRHRPDDLQSEESVTASQMAAQALTEKAVGSGKVSAADVASLTFDGIREKRFYLYSHPQALGAVAQRCEAIVHAQQPADPYAATPQIRELLKAGVKGRR; encoded by the coding sequence ATGAAGGAATTTCGCGGCAGGGTGGCCGTCATCACCGGCGCCGCCAGCGGCCTGGGGCGCGAGTTCGCCAATGTGGCGGCCGGCCTGGGCATGCGGCTGGTGCTGGCCGACGTGCAGGCCAAGGCGCTGGAGCGCGCCAGCGAGGAATTGCAGCACCAGGGCGCCGAGGTGCTGGCGATGGTGGTCGATGTCAGCAAGGGCGCGCACGTGCAGGAACTGGCCGATTCGGCGGTCGCCCGCTTCGGCGCGGTGCACCTGGTGTTCAACAATGCCGGGGTCGGCTCGGGCGGCCTGATCTGGGAGAACTCGGAGCAGGACTGGGAGTGGGTGCTGGGCGTGAACCTGTGGGGCGTGATCCACGGGGTCAGGGTGTTCACCCGCGTGATGCTGGAGTGCGCGGCGGCCGATCCGGCCTACGAGGGCCATATTGTGAACACCGCCTCGATGGCCGGCCTGCTCACCGCTCCGGCGATGGGGGTCTACAACGTCTCCAAGCACGCGGTGGTGGCCTTGAGCGAAACCCTGTACCACGACCTGCAGCTGGTGGAGGCGCCGATCGGCGCCTCGGTGCTCTGCCCTTACTTCGTCCCGACCGGGATCGCCCACTCGCACCGCCACCGGCCGGATGATCTGCAGAGCGAGGAAAGCGTGACCGCCAGCCAAATGGCGGCCCAGGCGCTGACCGAGAAGGCGGTGGGCTCGGGCAAGGTGTCGGCGGCCGACGTCGCGAGCTTGACCTTCGACGGCATCCGCGAGAAGCGCTTCTACCTGTACTCGCACCCGCAGGCGCTGGGCGCGGTGGCGCAACGCTGCGAGGCCATCGTGCACGCGCAACAGCCGGCCGATCCGTATGCGGCCACGCCCCAGATCCGCGAGCTGCTCAAGGCCGGGGTGAAGGGGCGGCGCTGA
- a CDS encoding SDR family oxidoreductase yields MRTTQELFSLKDKTAIVTGGSRGLGLQMALALGEQGARVLVSSRKQDELDQAVAFLKERGVEASSIAADLSDEAQAHAFVDEALRQLGHVDILVNNAGASWGAPAEDYPVEAWDKVMNLNVRAIFLVSQRVGKLSMIPRGYGRIVNISSIAGLAGNPPGLMQTLAYNTSKAAVVNFTRTLAGEWGRYGITVNSIAPGFFPSKMTKGVLAAFGEENLAKDAPLNRLGDDEDLKGAVVLFASDAGKHITGQILAVDGGVSAV; encoded by the coding sequence ATGCGCACTACCCAGGAATTGTTTTCACTGAAGGACAAGACGGCCATCGTCACCGGCGGCTCGCGCGGGCTGGGCCTGCAGATGGCGCTGGCGCTGGGGGAGCAGGGCGCGCGCGTCCTGGTCTCCTCGCGCAAGCAGGATGAGCTGGACCAGGCGGTCGCCTTCCTGAAGGAACGCGGCGTGGAAGCTTCCAGCATCGCCGCCGACCTGTCGGACGAGGCCCAGGCCCACGCTTTCGTGGACGAGGCGCTGCGCCAGCTCGGCCACGTCGACATCCTGGTCAACAATGCCGGCGCCAGCTGGGGCGCGCCGGCCGAGGACTATCCGGTGGAGGCCTGGGACAAGGTGATGAACCTGAACGTGCGCGCGATCTTCCTGGTGTCGCAGCGGGTGGGCAAGCTGTCGATGATCCCGCGCGGCTACGGGCGTATCGTCAACATCTCGTCGATCGCCGGCCTGGCCGGCAACCCGCCCGGACTGATGCAGACCCTCGCGTACAACACGTCCAAGGCGGCGGTGGTAAATTTCACCCGTACCCTGGCCGGCGAGTGGGGACGCTACGGCATCACGGTCAATTCGATCGCGCCGGGCTTCTTCCCGTCCAAGATGACCAAGGGCGTGCTGGCGGCCTTCGGCGAGGAGAACCTGGCCAAGGACGCGCCGCTCAATCGCCTGGGCGACGACGAAGACCTGAAGGGCGCGGTGGTGCTGTTCGCCTCCGACGCGGGCAAGCATATCACCGGGCAGATCCTGGCCGTCGACGGCGGCGTCTCGGCGGTCTGA
- a CDS encoding Dabb family protein: protein MLKHIVMWKLKEHAEGRDRAANAREMKRRLDECAAIVPGIHTFEVVIAQPGLEATYDVVLYSEFEDRAALEAYAKHPTHQALVPFIGAIREARQCMDYEV, encoded by the coding sequence ATGCTCAAGCATATCGTGATGTGGAAGCTCAAGGAGCATGCCGAGGGCCGCGACCGCGCCGCCAACGCGCGCGAGATGAAGCGCCGGCTGGACGAGTGCGCCGCCATCGTCCCCGGCATCCATACCTTCGAAGTCGTGATCGCCCAGCCGGGCCTGGAGGCCACCTACGACGTGGTGTTGTACTCGGAATTCGAGGACAGGGCCGCGCTCGAGGCTTATGCGAAACATCCCACCCACCAGGCGCTGGTGCCCTTCATCGGCGCGATCCGCGAAGCGCGCCAGTGCATGGACTACGAAGTCTGA